CCTCTCGTGTCAGGCGAGCAGCGCCTTCCCACTGTCGTGCGCCGAGGCCCGACGACTGCAGGCCGAcgacaaacagcagcagcagcaacaacaacaagcctGACGACTGTGCATCGTGCACTGATGGTGGCTCACCTGCCCCGCACCATGCCAGCCGTCAGCTCGTAACTGTGCCGACGTCATTGCGAGAGTTGGTAGAGTGCAGTCCCCTTGCACCTGACGAGCGCCTGCATGAACGCCGACTCTCAAGGGAATTTCAAACAACGAAACTGCGTTGTGGAGCTGAACCCAGCCAACGATGATCTGTACGAAGATCGATTAGAGATGTGGCGAAGGATATCCGTGGACTGTTCCCCCCCGCACGAAGTAGATAATCACGCTTAATTGTTGCTGCACAGTCGTTATGTTCTTTcagcagtttgttttgttgtttttttttaaagagagggttgctCGCCGTGGCTCGTTTTAAATGATGCTGGCAGGCCCAGTGCAAATATCTGACACGTGCGTGGCAGTGACGCGTGCAGATGGCTGCGAGCGTGCGCACAGTACAAGTAAGTATGCGCAGGTAGACCGTTCAGGCTATTAAATAGGCCTCCCGGCTCCCTACTCGACCCACCGTCCATAACATCATACCTCCCCATGTCTGCATGCCAGCTTTTCCCTGAACTGGTCAGGCCAGGCCATGCATAAAATGTCTCGTGTACGTTTAACCCAGTATTATAACATTATTCTACTGTCTAAACCTACAACATTAAAACAACCACATGATCACTAATAATCATCGACTCATATCTGAAACATACAGGTTCGTGTCTCAATGCGTCTGtgtaggataaaaaaaaaaatgttccttcAACATAGTGGTAAGTGCATCCAGGAAGAAAGTGGAGAACATTAtggatattaaaataaataccgTCGTGAGGTGGGTGACAGCTGGGGATAATTATATAACAAAGGATAATCACAGAAAGCAGCTGCAGCAAGGCAGATCAAGGCCCATAACTAATACCCAGGCTGTGTTTTTTGCGTCCCTTGGCGAAGCTTTCTCCCTTGCTGTCTGTCTTGAGATCATCCTGAGTACATTTTACAGGTAGTTGCCGTTGACTGAAATAGGAATTTGCATTTACTCAGCATTTCTCATAATATTTTAGTCATTACCGACTGTAATAGTCAAGTTTTCACCTCCGCTCCAACAACCCAtagcccaaaaaaaaaaaaaaaaccaaaacaaaaaaaaaaaaagaaagaaaaaaattattaaaataaaataaataaaaaaaagatgaagtggtgggagaagataaagaaaaaaatatccctCCATTGTATTAGTGCAATGCTTGAATCATGGTTTTCGgcttagaaaaagaaagactacGAAAAGACATTAAATGGATCCACGAAGTTGGGTGGGGAGTTTACTGGCATTGGGGAGGGGCATCTTGAGGTGATCAGCAGAATCTGCGCTTCCATGGGGGACCAGTTGGCGGTAACTTTGACGCGCCTTACTAGTAAGTAATGTGAATAGCTGGACAACTTAAAAGCGCTGTCACGTATACACGTATGATAAGAAGAAAACTATGCTCACATTAAATCAACGgcaaggaaaacattttttcaaacacttttttttttattacatcgTTGTGTACAGCGAGTGACACTTTGAAGTGCTATAGAGAACGTTGAACGTAGTTTTCGTTTTTGACgaatttttcacaaaaatggTGACATGTGGTCCAGTGCACTAAGATCTCCCTGAATACGACCTCCTGACCTGCACTTCCGAAACTCCCTTACATCTTTACGGGGATTATTATGACAGAAAAGATTGCTACTGCAGTTTTTGTGACAGTCGGTACAATTAAGGCCATGGAATGACTAAGCCCTTCTTTAAGTTTTGCGGAAATGGGTGACCATGCATACTCTCATAGACATCTCTTGATAGTGTAAGTCGTTCTTAAAcatttatcataataataaaattacgTGTAAAAATTTCCACCCCATACAAATTTAAtgcttcatatatatatatacacacatatacacacacggcgattttttgtgttaataataacaaaaactaaaccaaATACACGAAAAAGCTGTGTAATCTCCGCCAAATCAGATGTGAGCACATTGGACTGATCTTGACAGCTGACAATCTTTAGAAGTGAGAATGAATGCATgccaggaataaaaaaaaatctgtaatctGCCTGCGGTGCGTTTCAGTACTCAGCTGCGACAAGGATCAATGTAGGGGTACGGGTGTGTCTGTATGCACTGTGCATTTataggtgtgtgcgtgtgcccTCCTACCACCTCTGCCAGTCAACAGACTGAAGAGGGGGAGTCCAAGAACACAATTAGGTGCATCACGACAGCTGAACAAAGAGGCGTCATGACGACTCAAGCAGCCCATGACTCAGCAACAAATGGATGTCCTTCGGTGCGATTGCGTGGCCATTGACGCAAGCAGCTCAGCGCCAGCTGCAGGTGATGCCACTGGTGCACAAGCTGACGACAAGGTTGTGTTGTAGTCTTTGGTTGTTCCCTCGAAAGGCGATCAATTATACGTTTCTACAGGGTGTGGACATCAAAGCTGTGCGGGAGCTGGTCATAATCTAGCCAAATATTAGTTTGAACAATCTGCTGTAGTCTGAAGGTTCCCGACAGACCGCTGGTCCGTCATGTGCCTGGTGTTAGTAAGCTGATGTACAGTGGGTAGCACAGACACGCAGGTATAATAACCTCAGCTCGTCACATCGGCTAGCTTTTGCAATGTGCAGAGCCGACGAAAGAATATGCTTTTCTGCTGACAGCAAGCGTtttcgcgttttttttttttcaatcatggGAGCATGTAAAATCATCTACTCACTCTAAAATTTCCTCTGATTTCTCTTTAGAGCTGTTATCTCTGGTACTGAGTTCTTTATAACTGTTCAATGGACCTGTGAAATACCGcaagtaattttataaatatttgctgACACATGACCTGTTATGCTATTAATGTGAATAATAGGCCTTTTTATATGGGGTCATTCGAAGTAATGCAATACTTTTATCTGGCCTGTCCTTGAAAGATcgcacttcttttttttttatacaagcCACGTTTTcacatataaaaatgtaatagaaGTCTATGTATCTCTAAGAGgatctcattaaaaaaacaatgtggGGGTTTGACCTAATACACAGATGCATGCTCCTCACTTATATTATTCATTCTCACTCATCAAATTATGActaatcagtttttattttatgaaattaaaTAGTCCATTTTCACTTGAAAAGCAAAAGCCTGTCAAAGTGATAAAACTTACACgcatataacaaaataaaagaattattcCATATTAGGTAAACAattggataaataaataaatgaatagaaATTTTTAAGCTGTTGTAACATTATTGGTGATCATGGCACACAGCTTTTCTCACAATGATTCTGCTTTACTTCCAAGATCACTGATGTTGTCAGGCTGCTCTTTAAAGCACTCAGACACGAGGGAGCTGTCTTTGTCAATGTCACCCCTATTCTTTTCAGTCGTCTGGCCTCTGGTCTGTTCTGCACTACACCCCTCTTCTTCCAAAACTTGCGAATCCGCTTTTGGGAGTTTCTGAGGATCCTGtggaaaatgttctttaatttgTTCTGTGTGGCTTAATGGTCTTGTTGATTTAGACTGAAACATCCTCTGGTATAATTTTTTAGAGTTTTCAtctccttcttttattttcttctccacTTGAACCAAAAGCtgtacaattttcttttctgcaatTATGATTTCGCAAATCATTAATATAAGAGTGATTTTAATTTACTGAAAGCTTTTTGCagtatattaaaattttaaaaaacgtttattaaaaattatgtgTCTTGATTGCAAAAGGGCATAAATGATAATAAGCTGAAATATGTATGTCACAGGCAAGACTGACAATTAACATTACAGCCAATGAGGTGAcgataaacatttatattttatcaaaagAATTTATGTGCGCAGGTCCTATTTACCTGGGAAACTGGCATAGCCTCTGAAgataactttaaaacaaaaatagtcataaatatttttgccaATTAATAGCAGGCATTGCTATCTTGGAACTGCTTGAATACgaagcaataataataagacaatgATTTATCAAGGATGAATATCTTTTGACTACAATGAAAAGTGAGGCACACATGCAATGCCATCTACACTATTGGTCAGGCATACCATGAAAGCTTTATGCTTGATACTTAGCATCACAAGGTAACATCATGAACTTGtataactggactgctggcagatgattttttttccagttaactactaaaaaagaggaatgagactacaaagcttccggtttattcacatttcagattaactactaaaacgaggcatgggactacaaagcttccggtttagtcacattctttgtttaggctcgccaagactaacagcagagaacttcgcaagaggctaagcattggtcttggcagagaGACAGCAATCCAattatacacatccatggtaaCATGCTGGATGCCTGTAGGAGGCAGAGGGTGTTTATAAAACAGTCCACATCCTGACATTCCATCCATTTTCATTCCAAAAAACTCAGCACTTAAGTTTAGaccaaacactttaaaaaaaaaaagttctttctgCAAACAGTCAATACCAAACATTCTTAATAATCTACTTTAATCGTGAGGGAAGATAATCCCAAGTAACCCACGCACCACtcgtcaaaaacaaaaaaagtctaTCTGAACTAACAGTACTTAATTTAAATTACCTCTTCCATAAGCTTTATGACTGGTCAGAACTTCCTTGGCTTTTTCATACTGCCCCAAGTTTGCCAAAGCTGTTCCCATTCGAAAAACAGCCTTCAGGTTGTCTGGATTGATGGCAAGGGATTTTTTACAGTACTCAATcaccttttcattttttggaTCTGAAGAGGCTAATAAGGAAGCTGAAAAAAAccagtataaataaaataaaacccccCAAAATCGGAATTTTCGATTCTAATTGATCTCAtttatgcatacacacacacttgtggaACTGGACTTGTCAAACGCTAGCTCTACGTAGCCATCCGCAAAAGcgaaaccaaaataaatatgcaattaCCTTTATCACCGAGCTTCAACACTATGTGTTACACATTGGAAGACAACTGTACTTTAAAAATTGCCATAACTTTCTCTTGTATCTATCACTTCataagtttgaaaaatatcacCTTAGCCCACGGACACTTGCTACTATCATTACCTGCAAGGTTATTATAGCAGTCACTCGTAAGAATTTCGGTCTTCTTCAAGATATCATCTGGTACTCTGCTGGTAGAATTTTGAGACATCAACTCAGAAAATGGACTTTTCTTTGCAGAGATAGCCTTTAAGTACAAAAGTGCTCGGTGGTAACATCCAATAGCCTTACGATAGTCCATAGACTTGAAAGCATCGTTCCCTGACAGTTTAAACTGTTCTGCGTTCTTCAGATTTTCTGTGAAAGATGGAGTATCCATCTCTTTTTAAACACACATAGATTAAGAGTCGGAGTTTTCTCCCACACACAGATTAGCAATAAGTTTATCGTAATTTAACTTTTAATATCAACCACATGTGCATATCGTAGGTATAATGGGGAGACAAATCAGTCAGGACGGAAACAGACCAGATGTCGTAATTCATAagtttctttaaataatatttagtgtaaattacattaatgaaataaagaaaaaattatttatatattattttattttatgtgtcttcatttataaaatttataaaagctATGACATACTTGCTCACGATATGCCGTCTGTCGAAACTTTTACATGCTTCAATATGGCAGAAGCAATGCGGGCGACTGTTGCCTCACTTCTACGAGGAATAGATAGGTATTGAGTAATTCTTTTAGCGTTATTCTTGTTTGTATTCAGAAGTAGGCTGtttcacaaaagaaatgttataCTCATATGTTCAGTAGTACCGAAAGgctaatattttatctttagGTCCAACATGATAGCATGCCGGGTATCTTTTCCTTTCTCGATTTTAATTTTTCGCATTACAATTTTTACCCTTACCCTACCCGCTTCTTACTCATCGTTCCACATTAACTGTAACGGCAAATGTAATTATACCCCTTGTAAAATATGCAGGAACTTATActcttttaaaacaatgtagGAGTATACAAGTAAACTGTGTACTATTATACAGTAACAGCAAACAGTATCGATTGGATGTTGACAAATTATGTAGAACATTCATGTGATTAAAACTTAACTGTTTTCAGTAAACCATTCGTAACAGAGATTATTTCCATCCgcatgtatattttatattatttatgtgatgatgcacattcacacaaaaaattaaaatctttgagCAAAGGATAGAAATCTGCATTATCAACaacacagattttaaaaaaaatgtaaatcgcATCATGTATTGAATTTTCTGATGAATCAGTTACTTCAATTACTAGAACTAAAGAAGTCAAAGAGCACACATTACCAACATCACCTTAAGCACTGTACAGATGTGTCCCCTTCtaatcaaattaataaaatttcttcaCCTATTACAATGCAATACAAAATATGCAGTTAATGGGCTTTTAATGTACGCATATGTTATTACTAAACCTTAATGGATAGTTCAGTATAAGCCATTGATGCCAATGTTTTCTACTGTGACACATTTTGAGCTAGTGTGATGTGTCATGTTCCTgtggcacaacagttagtgTTAGTTCATCACCAATATTGTGATGATTGGCTCTCTTGGGTTCATATTttgtctcaggcatgctgtttctctgcatgtagctaGCACCTGTTTTACAGACTTGGCTACTTTGTCATATCTTCCTTTTTGTAATTAGGTGTtcaaaaaatatacacagaaaacCACACGGTTCCATTTTTTCTGGTTCAGACCTTGCTAGTATGACAGAGGCACAAATGTTGTCATCCTATCAAAatttacatgtataaatattttgttcaggCATGGATGAATTTAGTTTCAGAGGTTCTGCAAAGCATGACCATGAGGATGGATattattttgctgaaaaatatATTCAGCTTTTGTAGTAAATAGGCCGTATATTCAGGAAGAATGTGCGACCATAATCACAGCTATTTGTCTGAATGGGCCATTGACTAAATCAGTTGCATAAATATAATtgcaaaaataattgtatgcttacattaaaaatatcttgttTCATGAGATAAATTGAATTTCGAGTAGTGGAAGTGTAAACTTGCATTGTTCACATTTTGTGGTAAATAGACGTTTATCCAGGGTTATAAggttataaaatgaaaattgcaaaaaagtaaacagtggCTTGACCTTGCTTACTGTTTGATTTTTGCTTGATGTAATTACTAAAGAGTTCTTGAGGCCAGAGCACTACAAGTCTAAATTCTCCACCATTGAAATAGCAATTATGAAGCcactgtttgcttgtttgcaattttcattttttgcagCAATTATTTTCTTAACTGCTGTATCTAAGAGTAAATGATAAGATTTATCGATCCATATTGTCTAGTTTGATTGCAAATgaagtaaacaagtaaatagtGTAGCTCTGTTAGCTACTGTTGGAgcagacatttttcaaaatcaaactaAGTAACAGAACCGTTATCAATTTCCACATTGACTCCAGTAGCTCAGTTCAGTTTTACTCTGTAGTGATtacaagcaaaagataaaacagCTAAAGCAATCAAGTATATTAACGACATCAAATACTTACATGATTATTACTTAGGGAGGGACTGCTGGCTTACATAGTTTGTCTCCACTCCAAAATGCATCAACCATCATGCCTGTAGAGTGCATAATTGTATCTGAAATAGGTGGACAGTATTCTTTGTGTTTgctctttaaatttttttactttattccaAGTAGGCTGCTTCTATAATTAACTGATGACCATAACCTAAAGAAGAATTAGCATAAGTTTAATTTGTtgtacataattttattaaaattattttttcagatacAATCCAGAAAATCTGGCTACTCTAGAGCGATATGTGCAACTTCAGGCTCAAGAGAATACATATGACATTGAAGCCAATCTTGCAGTGTTAAAACTGTAAGTAATCTTTGAGgtggcttttttttaatgccatgtTTGTAAATTAATCACATGAGTACTATATTGTGAGAACTCCTATAAATCATTAAACAGATTTTAGTTAACATAAACTGTGGACaaagatacatatatatatatgcatcaCATACACTTttgtgttaataattttttgtcacaTATTAGGTATACACCACTTTCGGATCTTTACCATAAAGGTTGACAGGTACTATTTAGTATTATGACTGAGAAATAGAATTTGAGATCATTAGAAAGGGTATATTCAATACTTTACTCAAGAACATTTGCTTTTATCTCATTTACAAAAGCTTTAATTAATAACATGGATTGTTTTTCCATGTAACTGACCACATGCTTTCTGCTTGTTAATTGCAGGTACCAGTTCAACCCAAACTTTTACCAGACAGATATTGCAGCTTTGATTTTACTCAAAGCTCTTACCAACTTGCCTCATACTGATTTCATCCTCTGCAAATGTCTCATAGACAGCAACAGAGTATCCTTTTCTAATCTAGTAGTCAGTGAGCATTACCTCTAGTCCAGTTGAATAgtctttgataatatttattttgtaagtttaCTTATCATTAAACTTTATcaaaatgaagtatttttttctatttttgataACAGTAggctttgtttaatttattgGAAAATagattaaatgcattttaactGACCAGCAgaacagctatttttttttaaacaattaccttatccaaataatattttgaaagtatttaCAGTATATAAAGTTcatatgaacatttttattttatattgagaGCACTGTAGAGTTGGTGTGCCTTGCTGactattaacatttttttagtgtCCTTAAAGGCCAATTGTctagcttaataataataactgggAATTTATAAAGGGCAATATCTTAGCCAAAGGCGGACTCGTTGCGctgaacaagttaacaaaatggTAACAAAGATCTAGAACGAGATTGCAGAATAGTAACAAACAcatagaacaagatcacaaaatagtaacaaagatgtagaaggaagaacaatgtgaGGACTCGATGCGTTCCAgcagtaaagggcgatcactgtagaAGCTTATGatgggaaagaatggtttgacccaaGGGAGGGCAATGAATACACACTGTGCAGACTATCTTAGTGGTCAGTGGTCATTCTTTGCTAATTGCTTTTATCTGGCTCAAccagataaaataaatgaacttgaaatAATAGGCTTTTGAAGTCATGACTTCTGGAATGAAAGCCGATTTCCCTAACCGTCACAGTTACAACCTGCTTTTGAttgattttagcaagtcttaatagggaaGTTTTGTAGAAGTTAAGTATGGTGTATTTTTCCCTAGTAAtgagtaaaaataatatttttgttcctaaatgaagttacaaaatataaaagcataGATCTTTCATTGATGAGTAAGCTCTAACATCAGCCTGTTAGATGAAGGACTATTCATGGCATCACCATGCATCTTTCCAGATAGATTGCGTCCTTTGTAAATGTCTTGTTTAATGCTAACTCAAGAAAGGCGGCTGCTAGTAAGATGCAAgggaacaaaaatatttgacatgtCACATGATCATAAAAGGGAATTGACTATAGGTTTGAAAGATGATCTAATGCTTCCATTGATTTCGACTTAAGGAACTGAATTTTTATGGCTACTTCATTTCCTTGACTGACTTTTAGCTGAATGAGATGCCTATTTCTAGAATACTTGAGCTCGCTGAAGACTTGGAAACTTGCAACTTCCAGCGATTTTGGGTAAAATCCTTGGAATTATGTTAACGattcaagttttaaaatatctaattatttttacttgatTTTGAGATCTGTTctttaagtgaaaaaatatcagaatatcAGAATATCTGTTGCATTGGAAAAATAAATGAGCTTTATTTCCCTGCAGTATAGCAGGCTTACAAATGGTTTCCAAATCTTAGAATAAACTCACAAGTATATAGTGTGCAGCATTCAAGTGTTATATACACACAGGCAAATGATTAAACAATTGTTCACCTTCtaaagagtttatttttgttgtcttctgatTATATAGTTTGACAAGTATGCTTCCAATGGAATTAACATATTAAGTACATGTGAAGGTGATGGTTACAGAACTAGTGCAAATAATTTACAGGAGGAGCTAAGGGATATTGAAATGATCGGTGCAGTTACAGGATTTGAAGACTCCATCAGGAAATGTAAGAATTATGGAGATTTAGGTGTCATGGTGCTTTACTTGAAAGTGTAGATGTAATTGTGCGTTTATATGTGGCTAGATGCTTGAGATTTTCTTTGTAAAGGTATTTGTAAGTTTATATTGCATTTTCAACTTACTAGTGACAGTAACCATCCTTTATAGAAGCAGGTTGCATAGCatagct
This window of the Pomacea canaliculata isolate SZHN2017 linkage group LG4, ASM307304v1, whole genome shotgun sequence genome carries:
- the LOC112562582 gene encoding tetratricopeptide repeat protein 9C-like; translation: MDTPSFTENLKNAEQFKLSGNDAFKSMDYRKAIGCYHRALLYLKAISAKKSPFSELMSQNSTSRVPDDILKKTEILTSDCYNNLAASLLASSDPKNEKVIEYCKKSLAINPDNLKAVFRMGTALANLGQYEKAKEVLTSHKAYGREKKIVQLLVQVEKKIKEGDENSKKLYQRMFQSKSTRPLSHTEQIKEHFPQDPQKLPKADSQVLEEEGCSAEQTRGQTTEKNRGDIDKDSSLVSECFKEQPDNISDLGSKAESL
- the LOC112563096 gene encoding eukaryotic translation initiation factor 3 subunit K-like, which translates into the protein MPSVETFTCFNMAEAMRATVASLLRGIDRYNPENLATLERYVQLQAQENTYDIEANLAVLKLYQFNPNFYQTDIAALILLKALTNLPHTDFILCKCLIDSNRLNEMPISRILELAEDLETCNFQRFWEELRDIEMIGAVTGFEDSIRKFVCHVVAATFQTIELEKLQELLGSITDNQAQQWANKYGWTLNNEGVVFVTNQEENIKTKNITEKITFESVAAIMASSR